The Alkalibacter rhizosphaerae genomic sequence AAAGCACCGACCGGTCATGGTCCATCGGACCGTATTGGGCAGCATCGAGCGCTTCATCGGTATTTTGATCGAACATTACGCTGGAGCATTTCCATTGTGGCTGGCACCGGAACAAGTCCGGATCCTTCCTATTGCACCCGCTTTCAAGGAACATGCAGAAAAGTTGTCCGCCATGTTGAAAGAAAATGACATACGGGTCCATGTGGACATGCGGGACGAAAAAATCGGATACAAGATCCGGGAAGCCCAAATGGACAAGATCCCGTACATGCTCATCATTGGCCAGAAGGAAGCAGACAGCAACAGCGCATCCATCCGCTCCAGAAAAGAAGGGGATCTGGGATCCATACAGCCGGAAGTGCTGTTGGAAAAATTGCAAAAAGAAATCAAAGAAAAATCAAATTGAGGTTTGACTTGAGGTGACGGTTGTGGTATCATTACTTGGTAACAAAGTAGAAGGTCCACTTCTCACCTTGGGTTGATGCAACCCGGGTTCATAGAAACCGTGTTTATCATGGCAGGTGGAACATTCTACCTGCCATTTTTTATAGGCAAGAAGGGCGCCAATGAGCGCAAAAATAAGATGGAGGTGTATACTTATCAGCAAAGAATTCCAAATCAATGAGCAAATCCGAGACAGAGAGGTCCGAGTGGTTGGCGATGATGGAGAGCAACTGGGGATCATGTCTTCGAGAGACGCCCAACAGATGGCCGATGAGAAGGAAATGGATCTGGTGAAGATTTCTCCCAATGCAAAACCGCCTGTTTGCAGAATCATGGATTACGGAAAATTCAAATACGAGCAGAGTCGTAAAGAGAAGGAAGCCAAGAAGAAGCAGAAAGTCATCAACGTGAAAGAAATCCGAATGTCTGCCGCCGTGCAGGACCACGATTTGAACGTCAAGGCGAAAAACTGCATCAAATTCCTGGAAAACGGAGACCGTGTAAAAGCATCGGTTCGTTTCCGAGGAAGAGAAATGGCATATACGGATTCGGGCAAGGAACTGTTGCTTAAATTCGCAGAGATCGTTTCAGAAGTGGGGAAAATCGAGAAACCGCCAAAAATGGAAGGGCGAAGCATGGTCATGTACCTGATGCCCAAAAAAGACAGCTAGAGATTGGACCCCGTTTGATTATAAAACTACGCTTACATACAGGAGGGAGGAAGCAAAATGCCAAAAATGAAATCCCACAGAGGAGCCGCAAAGAGATTCAAAGTGACAAAATCTGGAAAAGTTAAACGAGCAAAAGCATATAGAAGCCATATTTTGACCAAGAAATCTCAAAAGAGAAAGAGAAATTTGAGAAAGATTGGCTATCTGGAAGGCGCAGATGCCGCAAACGTAAAGAAAATCTTACCATATTGATGATAAAACAACAGATAGGAGGTTAAAAAATGGCAAGAGTAAAAAAAGCATTAAACGCAAAGAAAAAGCACAAGAAAATTCTAAAACTCGCTAAAGGCTATTACGGAGCAAAGAGCAAGCAGTTCCGACCGGCGAATGAAGCCGTCATGAGAGCCCTTAGATCCGCATATTCAGGAAGAAAGCAAAAGAAAAGGGATTATCGATCTCTATGGATCGCAAGGATCAATGCAGCTGCAAGAATGAACGACATCAGCTACAGCAGATTGATGCATGGTTTGAAACTGGCAGATGTCCAGATCGACCGAAAGATCCTGGCTGAATTGGCAGTAGCCGACATGGCCGCATTCACCCAATTGGTGGATGTTGCAAAGGCAAAATTGAACTAAAAAATAAGTCAATAAGTTCTTGACTTCCATACATTTGGTATGGTATTCTAATTCTTGTCTTCACGGGATGCCGAAGTGGTGGAATTGGCAGACGCGCTGGACTCAAAATCCAGTGAGGTAACACTCGTGCGGGTTCGACTCCCGCCTTCGGCACCATTTTTTATCGAAGATCATCCAAGAAGAACAAACCGGACATGTGCCGGTTTTTTTTATTTTTTGGGGAATAGTGTTTGGTTTTCTTTTTCTCCTGTTTTCGATATAATCAAATATAAGAACTCCAGGAACTATTTTGGAGCCCTTGCGTCTAAATAAGCAGAGGGGGTATTGAAATGGACCCGATCGAAAAAAATATTTTGGAAGATTTTCAAAAGGGGAATAAAGAGGCTTTTGGATTGTTGATGGAGAAATACGGCAATGCCGTATACAACATGCTGGCCCGGATGATTTCCGATCGAGAAGAAGCAAAAGATTTGACACAGGAAACATTTTTGAAAGCCTATCGAAACAGAAAAAACTTTCATGGCGACAGCAGCTTTTACACCTGGGTCTATAAAATCGCATTGAACAGCGCCCGGGATTATTGGCGGCGCAAAAAAGAAACCTACCCCTTGTCTGATGCCGATATCCTCCGGGACGAGAGCAGCCAGACGGAGCAGCTCGTCATGGAAAGACTGGATCATCAGATGATCCTCCAAGCCATCGACGGTTTGGAAGAAGAGTTTCGGGAAGCCGTCATTTTAAGGGACGTGCTTGGTTTGTCCTACCAGGAGATCGGCAACTTGACGGATGTGCCGGAAGGAACGGTAAAAAGTCGCATCAGCAGAGGACGACATCGATTGCGGGAAGACTTGAAGATGTTGCACCAAAAGAGGGAGGGGTGAATCATGGATCACGAAAAATACTTGGAGTGGATCAGCCGGGATCTGGATGGTGATTTGGATCCCAAGGAAAAGCAAGAGTTGGACGACCATTTGAAAACTTGTGAAGAGTGTCGGCTCTATCGGGACGACCTTCAAAAGATGACCGGTACATTGTCCCAGACGCCCAGGCTGACATTGGGATCTTCGGTCAAGGAAAGGACAGTGAAAGCGATGGGCCCGGACAAGAAAAAATATTTTTCCAACAGACGATGGTTGCCCTATGCGGCGGCATTGTTGGTGGTTTTTGTGTTGATCGTTCCCTTGATGAGCCGATTTTTGGGAGGCGGTTTCATGGGGAGCAACGACAGTGCTGCTGATAACGGCGGTTATCCGCAATTCGGTGGTGACGACAGTGAGCAGGGAATGGACGGAGGAGACATGGCCCCTGGTGAGGGTCGGGAGGATATGGATAAGGAAGGGGCAGAATCCCTCGGTGATTTTGATCCTACCAAGATCATCTATAATGGAAGCATCAGCCTCCATACGGAAGACTTGAAGAAAACCATGGAAGACATCATTGCATATACCAATGGGTTGGGTGGATTCATCCAGCAGTCCAGTTCGGATTTCTCCCAGCGGACAGAACAGGACGGTTCCCAGTCCGGTTATTTGGTTCTTAGGATCCAGTCCTCTGATTTCAACGATACCATGAAAGCACTGGAAGACTTTGGCGATGTGATCAGCAGCAACGTCAACACCACCAATATCACCCAACAATACCAGGACGTCAAGGGAGAATTGGACAGTTATCTCATTCAACAGGATCGACTTCTTGCCTACTTGGAAGAAGCGGAGACCATAGAAGACATGCTGACTATTGAGGAACAACTTGCCCGTGTTCGCAGCGAGATCAACTATCGCTCCACCATGATCAAGAATTGGGATACCCAGGTGGCTTATTCCACCATACAAGTTCATTTATACCAACGCAGCGTAGCCGTTAGCAAAGTCACCAGTCCATTTTCGGATTTTGGCGCCAGGATCCGGGACACTTTCGTGAAAAGCATAAACTACCTGCTTGCAAGCGTATCGAACCTGATCGTGATCTTGACAGGATTGCTTCCATTCATTGTGGTACTGGCGGCAGCCGGATTCCTGGGAAAGTTCTTGTGGAAAAAAAGAAAAAATAAATCCCAGTAAAAAACCTCTTCGGAGGTTTTTTTCATGAAATCAAATATTTATATGACGTCAAATTATGGTAAACTATATGGAGTAAAGGTGAAAAGGAAAAGTGATGGTGAATATGGAAAAAAAGCGTTTAATTATCATTGATGGATTCAGTCTGATCTACCGAATGTTCTATGGAGTGCGTCCCATGTCTACAAAAGACGGGATCCCCACCAACGTAGTTTATGGTTTTGCCAACATCCTGATAACCATTTTGGAATCGTTCCAACCGGATTTCATAGGCGTGGCTTTTGATGAAAAGAAACCGACGTTTCGCCACGATACGTACGAAGCATATAAAGCCGGCCGCCTGTTGATGCCGGAAGATCTGGAGATCCAAGTGGATTACGTCATGGAAATGCTGGAAAAGATGGACATCCACAAGATTTCCATGGAAGGATATGAAGCCGACGATCTGATCGGCACGGTCGCTAAGATCTGCAGCGACAACGGCATGGAAGTGGATATTTTGACGGGAGACAGGGATGCCTTTCAGCTCATTGACGACAACATCCACGTATTGTTTACCAAAAAAGGGATCAGCGAATTGGACGAGATCACCCGGGAAACCATTTTTCAGGATTATGGTCTCAGTCCCAAAGATCTGATCGATGTAAAAGGTCTTATGGGCGACAAATCGGACAACATACCCGGTGTTGCCGGCGTGGGTGAAAAAACGGCCCTTAAGTTGATCCAGACGTATGGAGATATGGAAAGCGTTTATGAAAACCTGGACGAGATCAAGGGAAAATTGAAAGAAAAACTGGAGACGGATCGAGAAAATGCTTTTTTGAGCAGGCACCTGGTGAAAATCATCCAGGACGTTCCCATCGATTTTGATTTGAACAATTACACGACTTTGGTGTACAACACACCGGAAGTGTTGGCTTTTTTTGAAAAGTTGGAGTGTTATTCCATCGTGAAACGTCTCCAGGGTGATGAGGAGTTCTTGGAGGGTGCCAAAGAGACCACGAATCATGAAATCATCGAAGTGGTGGAAGAAAAGCAGCTGAAGAAACTGGTGGAAACCATGCTGAGTAGACCCAAAGTGCCCTTCGTCTATTTTACCGAAAAAACCGATGTGGTGGAACTGAAGGCCTTTGCCGTATGTATGGATCAAGTATGCCACTATGTTACGGCGACCGCTTTCGACCAGGAAACCCTGGCTAAAACCCTGGCTCCCTTTTTTCGATCGAAAAAGACAGCCAAGGCTGGATATGATGTAAAAGCGATTTACACCTGGCTTTTTCAATGGGACATCTCCTTGAACGGGTTGATGTTCGATGGTTTTTTGGCGGCTTATTTGTTGGATCCTTCCGACAACCGATACGGCTTTCATGAGGTATCGTCAAAATATCTGGATGTTACCATACCTTCCGAAGACGATGTGTTTGGTAAAGGAAAAAATCAAACGACCTTTGATGAAACAGATGAAGAAAAAACCAGGGATCTCTTGTGTACCCGTGCTGCCTTGATGGACGACCTGCAAATGGCGCTGGAAAAAGCCATTGAAGAAAGCCAAATGAACCACCTGTTTCAGGATATCGAACTGCCCCTGGTGGAAGTGCTGGCCTCCTTTGAATATGAAGGGTTCAACGTGGACTTGGAGGAACTGAGACGACTGGATGAGGAGTTTGACAAGACACTGGAGGAATTGACGGAAAAAATCTACAAACTGACTGGGGAGACCTTCAACATCAATTCCACGAAACAGTTGGGAGAGGTATTGTTCGACAAGTTGCAGCTGCCGGTACAAAAGAAAACAAAAACCGGATATTCCACCAATGCAGAAGTGTTGGAAAAACTCAAAGGCATGCACCCTGTCATTGAAGAGATTTTGGATTATCGGACGGTTTCAAAGCTCAGCTCTACCTATGTGAAGGGGTTGAAGCAGTTTGTGAACAAGCGTACGGGAAGGATCCATTCCACCTTCAACCAAGCTTTGACCACCACGGGACGAATCAGTAGTTCGGATCCGAACTTGCAGAACATTCCCATAAAGATCGAGATCGGACGAAAGATCCGAAAAGTTTTTATCCCCTTTGAAAAAGATCACGTGTTGCTGGATGCAGATTATTCCCAGATCGAGCTGAGGGTCCTTGCCCATATTTCGGAAGACAAGACATTGATGGAGTCTTTTGTCCAAGGGGAAGACATCCACTCCAGAACGGCATCGGAAATTTTTGGCGTGGCATTGGAAAATGTTAAGCCGAAGCAGCGGATGTTTGCCAAGGCCATCAATTTTGGATTGATCTATGGAAAACAGGCCTATGGTTTGTCCCAGGATCTGGGGATCAGTCGAAAAGAAGCGCAGGAATACATCGATACCTATTTTGGACGGTACCCGAATGTGGAAAAATATATGAAGGATATCGTGGAAAAAGCGAAGGCGGATGGATTTGTCACTACCATCAGCGGCAGAAGGCGGTTTATTCCAGAGATCCATTCCAGAAATGCCATGATCGCCAAAAGCGGAGAACGGTTGGCCCTGAATACGCCCATTCAAGGAAGTGCAGCAGACATTATGAAGATCGCCATGATCAATGTATATCATCGACTTCGAAAAGAAGAACGAAGATCCAAATTGATCCTGACGGTACATGACGAACTGGTCTTGGATTGTCCAAAAGACGAAATTGCCGATGTAAAAAAAATCGTCGTGGAGGAGATGGAGCAGGCATTCCAGTTGAAAGTACCCATGACCGTGGACATATCGGAAGGAGCGAACTGGTATGAAGCCAAGTAAGGTGCTTGGGTCATGAGGGCGCTTCAGATCTCTGAAAACGAGGAAAACCAGCGTTTGGACCGCTTCTTGGGGAAATACTTGAACAAGGCGGCAAAAGGCTTTATCGGCAAGATCATCCGGAAAAAGTACATCAAGGTCAACGGTAAGCGGGAAGAGGGATCCTACATCTTGAAAAAAGATGATCGGTTGGAGCTTTTTTTAGCGGAAGACACCATACAAAAGTTTCGAGGCGGAAAGACGTTGCCGAAAGGAACCGCTGTAAAGAACCAGGAAGAACCGCCCATCGCATACGAGGACGAGCATTTGTTGGTATGGAACAAGCCTTCCGGGATCCTGACCCATGGAGCTGATGACGGGGTAGTGGAATCGGCCCTTCGATATTTGATGGACACCGGTGCCTATCGACCGGAAAAGGAAAGGATCTTTGTGCCCTCCAGCACCAACCGACTGGACAAAAATACCAGCGGTCTAGTCTTTATCCCGAAAGACAATCCCACCCGAATGGACCTCAACGAAAAATGGAGGATCGGTCAGGTAGAAAAATACTATATCACCCTGATCCATGGAAATTTGGAGAAAGCCTGTCGATTGGAAGGTTATTTGACGAAGGATGAAAAGGAAAACAAGTCCACAGTATGGCCGGATGAAAAAAAAGGCGGGAAAAAAGTGGTGACCATCCTGGAGCCGGTGAAAGGAAACGGGACATACACCCTGGTTCAAGTCGATCTGCATACAGGTCGGTCCCATCAGATCCGAGCTCATCTCCAATCCATTGGAATGCCGGTGATCGGAGATCCCAAATATGGAGATCCTGTGCTAAACAAACAATTTAGCGATCGTTATGGATTGAAAAACCAATTTTTGCACAATCACAAAACCGTTGTTCAAGACTACCAGAAGAATCAAGATCTGGTATTGGCGTCTCCTTTGCCGAAAGAATTGAAAAAAATCACAGACGATCTGTTCGGGAGGTGAAAGACATTGGCTTATTGGAACAGCAGGGGCCTTCGGGGGAGTACGTTGGAAGAATTTATCAACTTGACCAATGAAGAGTATTTGAAACATGGATTGGCAGTCATCCAGAAACTACCGACGGCCATAAAACCGATCCAACTGGACCCGGAAAAGCGGGTCATCCGCCTGGCATATTTTGAACAGAAAAGCACAGTGGATTACATGGGCAACATTCAAGGGATCCCTGTTTGTTTTGACGTCAAGGAGACGGGAAAGCAGAGCCTTCCCATTTCCAACATTCATGACCACCAGATGGAATTCATGGATCAGTTCAGCCGGCAAAACGGATTGGCTTTCATCATCGTTCAATTTACTGCAGTAGACCGATGTTTTCTATTGCCTTTTGAAGAGATCAAGCGATACTGGAACGCTGCAAAAGAAGGGGGCAGGAAGTCCATACCCTGGAAAGCCATGAACGAAGCATATGAAATCAAAAGAGAAGGACTTTTTTATCTGCATTATTTGAGAGCGGTAGAGGCATATCTTGTAGACTGCAACCCTGAAAATGAGACGATGGAGTGATGTGGCAATGAAGGAAGTTTTACTGTATACGGATGGCGGATGCCGCGGCAACGACACATCCAAGGACAATATTGGAGCAATAGGTGCAGTTCTCCTCTATCCGGAAAAGGGTCACAAAAAAGAAATAAAAAGAGCATATGAAAATACGACCAATAATCAGATGGAGCTGCAAGCCATTATCACAGGGCTGTCTTTATTGAAGGAACCTTGCAAGGTAACTGTATATTCCGATTCCGCCTACGTGGTCAACGCCTACAATCAGGACTGGGTAACAGGCTGGAAGATGAAGGGATGGAGTCGGGGAAAGAGCGGTGTCCTGAAGAACCGGGAGCTTTGGATGGAGCTGGACGAACTGGTGGGCAAGCACCAGGTAACATTTGTCAAGGTGAAGGGTCACAGCGACAACGAATTCAATAATAGGGCAGATCAGTTGGTCAATGAGGCCATGGATGAGTGGATCAAAAAAAACCATTAAAGGGTAGCATAGTTGAAAGGGGGTCCCTAGGGACATGGACAAAAAAGAAACGAGAAAACAAGTGTTGGATCAGCGAAAGACTTTTACGAAAGAATATGTGGAAGAAAACGGTCGGCAGATTTTTCAGAAAATCAAGGAAATGGACGTCTACAAAAGAAGCAGCATCGTGATGGCATATGTCAGCTTTGAAAACGAAGTGGATACCTTTCCCATGATTCAGGAAATGATCCAGGAAGGAAAAACCGTTATAACACCCATCTGCAATTTCAAGGATCGAACCATGAAACTGGCGGTGACCAGAAATTTCCCGGAAGGCTTTATGGAAACGAAATACGGGATCCTGGAACTACCCATGGATCATCCCGAGGCGGTGGAACCGGAGGAAGTGGATCTGATCATTACACCCGGGGTCGCATTTACCAGGGATGGAAAGAGATTGGGTTATGGCGCCGGATTTTACGATCGACTCCTTTCCAAAAAACGCCCGGATTGCCCAACTGTATGCCCAGCTTTTACGGAGTTTGTATTGGAAGATCTGCCAACGGATCAATATGATCTCCCTGTTGATTATGTAGTGACAAAAGATGAATTGATC encodes the following:
- the infC gene encoding translation initiation factor IF-3 — protein: MSAKIRWRCILISKEFQINEQIRDREVRVVGDDGEQLGIMSSRDAQQMADEKEMDLVKISPNAKPPVCRIMDYGKFKYEQSRKEKEAKKKQKVINVKEIRMSAAVQDHDLNVKAKNCIKFLENGDRVKASVRFRGREMAYTDSGKELLLKFAEIVSEVGKIEKPPKMEGRSMVMYLMPKKDS
- the rpmI gene encoding 50S ribosomal protein L35; the encoded protein is MPKMKSHRGAAKRFKVTKSGKVKRAKAYRSHILTKKSQKRKRNLRKIGYLEGADAANVKKILPY
- the rplT gene encoding 50S ribosomal protein L20 translates to MARVKKALNAKKKHKKILKLAKGYYGAKSKQFRPANEAVMRALRSAYSGRKQKKRDYRSLWIARINAAARMNDISYSRLMHGLKLADVQIDRKILAELAVADMAAFTQLVDVAKAKLN
- a CDS encoding sigma-70 family RNA polymerase sigma factor is translated as MDPIEKNILEDFQKGNKEAFGLLMEKYGNAVYNMLARMISDREEAKDLTQETFLKAYRNRKNFHGDSSFYTWVYKIALNSARDYWRRKKETYPLSDADILRDESSQTEQLVMERLDHQMILQAIDGLEEEFREAVILRDVLGLSYQEIGNLTDVPEGTVKSRISRGRHRLREDLKMLHQKREG
- a CDS encoding DUF4349 domain-containing protein encodes the protein MDHEKYLEWISRDLDGDLDPKEKQELDDHLKTCEECRLYRDDLQKMTGTLSQTPRLTLGSSVKERTVKAMGPDKKKYFSNRRWLPYAAALLVVFVLIVPLMSRFLGGGFMGSNDSAADNGGYPQFGGDDSEQGMDGGDMAPGEGREDMDKEGAESLGDFDPTKIIYNGSISLHTEDLKKTMEDIIAYTNGLGGFIQQSSSDFSQRTEQDGSQSGYLVLRIQSSDFNDTMKALEDFGDVISSNVNTTNITQQYQDVKGELDSYLIQQDRLLAYLEEAETIEDMLTIEEQLARVRSEINYRSTMIKNWDTQVAYSTIQVHLYQRSVAVSKVTSPFSDFGARIRDTFVKSINYLLASVSNLIVILTGLLPFIVVLAAAGFLGKFLWKKRKNKSQ
- the polA gene encoding DNA polymerase I produces the protein MEKKRLIIIDGFSLIYRMFYGVRPMSTKDGIPTNVVYGFANILITILESFQPDFIGVAFDEKKPTFRHDTYEAYKAGRLLMPEDLEIQVDYVMEMLEKMDIHKISMEGYEADDLIGTVAKICSDNGMEVDILTGDRDAFQLIDDNIHVLFTKKGISELDEITRETIFQDYGLSPKDLIDVKGLMGDKSDNIPGVAGVGEKTALKLIQTYGDMESVYENLDEIKGKLKEKLETDRENAFLSRHLVKIIQDVPIDFDLNNYTTLVYNTPEVLAFFEKLECYSIVKRLQGDEEFLEGAKETTNHEIIEVVEEKQLKKLVETMLSRPKVPFVYFTEKTDVVELKAFAVCMDQVCHYVTATAFDQETLAKTLAPFFRSKKTAKAGYDVKAIYTWLFQWDISLNGLMFDGFLAAYLLDPSDNRYGFHEVSSKYLDVTIPSEDDVFGKGKNQTTFDETDEEKTRDLLCTRAALMDDLQMALEKAIEESQMNHLFQDIELPLVEVLASFEYEGFNVDLEELRRLDEEFDKTLEELTEKIYKLTGETFNINSTKQLGEVLFDKLQLPVQKKTKTGYSTNAEVLEKLKGMHPVIEEILDYRTVSKLSSTYVKGLKQFVNKRTGRIHSTFNQALTTTGRISSSDPNLQNIPIKIEIGRKIRKVFIPFEKDHVLLDADYSQIELRVLAHISEDKTLMESFVQGEDIHSRTASEIFGVALENVKPKQRMFAKAINFGLIYGKQAYGLSQDLGISRKEAQEYIDTYFGRYPNVEKYMKDIVEKAKADGFVTTISGRRRFIPEIHSRNAMIAKSGERLALNTPIQGSAADIMKIAMINVYHRLRKEERRSKLILTVHDELVLDCPKDEIADVKKIVVEEMEQAFQLKVPMTVDISEGANWYEAK
- a CDS encoding RluA family pseudouridine synthase, yielding MRALQISENEENQRLDRFLGKYLNKAAKGFIGKIIRKKYIKVNGKREEGSYILKKDDRLELFLAEDTIQKFRGGKTLPKGTAVKNQEEPPIAYEDEHLLVWNKPSGILTHGADDGVVESALRYLMDTGAYRPEKERIFVPSSTNRLDKNTSGLVFIPKDNPTRMDLNEKWRIGQVEKYYITLIHGNLEKACRLEGYLTKDEKENKSTVWPDEKKGGKKVVTILEPVKGNGTYTLVQVDLHTGRSHQIRAHLQSIGMPVIGDPKYGDPVLNKQFSDRYGLKNQFLHNHKTVVQDYQKNQDLVLASPLPKELKKITDDLFGR
- a CDS encoding Holliday junction resolvase RecU, with protein sequence MAYWNSRGLRGSTLEEFINLTNEEYLKHGLAVIQKLPTAIKPIQLDPEKRVIRLAYFEQKSTVDYMGNIQGIPVCFDVKETGKQSLPISNIHDHQMEFMDQFSRQNGLAFIIVQFTAVDRCFLLPFEEIKRYWNAAKEGGRKSIPWKAMNEAYEIKREGLFYLHYLRAVEAYLVDCNPENETME
- the rnhA gene encoding ribonuclease HI; the encoded protein is MKEVLLYTDGGCRGNDTSKDNIGAIGAVLLYPEKGHKKEIKRAYENTTNNQMELQAIITGLSLLKEPCKVTVYSDSAYVVNAYNQDWVTGWKMKGWSRGKSGVLKNRELWMELDELVGKHQVTFVKVKGHSDNEFNNRADQLVNEAMDEWIKKNH
- a CDS encoding 5-formyltetrahydrofolate cyclo-ligase, whose product is MDKKETRKQVLDQRKTFTKEYVEENGRQIFQKIKEMDVYKRSSIVMAYVSFENEVDTFPMIQEMIQEGKTVITPICNFKDRTMKLAVTRNFPEGFMETKYGILELPMDHPEAVEPEEVDLIITPGVAFTRDGKRLGYGAGFYDRLLSKKRPDCPTVCPAFTEFVLEDLPTDQYDLPVDYVVTKDELIDTRKERGRMEHA